A stretch of the Argentina anserina chromosome 6, drPotAnse1.1, whole genome shotgun sequence genome encodes the following:
- the LOC126801185 gene encoding protein PIR gives MAVPVEEAIAALSTFSLEDEQAEVQGPGIWVSTDTGATNSPIEYSDVSAYRLSLSEDTKALNQLNALILEGKEMGSVLYTYRSCVKALPQLPESMKQSQADLYLETYQVLDLEMSRLREIQRWQASAASKLAADMQRFSRPERRINGPTVTHLWSMLKLLDTLVQLDHLKNAKASIPNDFSWYKRTFTQVSVQWHDTDSMREELDDLQIFLSTRWAILLNLHAEMFRVNNVEDILQVLIVFAVESLELDFALLFPERYILLRVLPILVVLATSSDKDSESLYKRVKINRLINIFKNDPVIPAFPDLHLSPAAIMKELSMYFQKFTVQTRLLSLPSPHELPAREAQEYQRQYLIINHIGSIRAEHDDFTIRFASSMNQLLLLKSTDSADIEWCKEVKGNIYDMIVEGFQLLSRWTARIWEQCAWKFSRPCKDIVPSESQEASASFSDYEKVVRYNYSTEERKALVELVSYIKSIGSMLQSSDTLVADALWETIHAEVQDFVQNTLATMLRTTFRKKKDLSRILSDMRTLSADWMANTSKSESGPMQHGSEESKGNVFYPRPVAPTSAQVHCLQFLIYEVVSGGNLRKPGGLFGNSGSEIPVNDLKQLETFFYKLSFFLHILDYSATVATLTDLGFLWFREFYLESSRVIQFPIECSLPWMLVDYVLDSQNAGILESVLIPFDIYNDSAQQALVVLKQRFLYDEIEAEVDHCFDIFVSKLCDTIYTYYKSWAASELLDTSFLFALDNGERYSVEPMRFTALLKMTRVKLLGRMIDLRSLITERMNKVLRDNIEFLYDRFESQDLCAIVELENLLDILKHAHELLSRDLTIDSFSQMLNEMQENISLVSYSSRLASQIWSEMQNDFLPNFILCNTTQRFTRSAKVPLVPVQKPSVPHAKANFYCGTQDLNVAHQSFARLHSGFFGMPHMFSIVRLLGSRSLPWLIRALLDHISNKTATLEPLITGLQEALPKSIGLLPFDGGVTGCMRLVKEQLTWGTKSELKGEVFRGIKEIGSVLYWLGLLDIVLRETDTTHFMQTAPWLGLLPAADGQILHTQDGGESPIVNLFKSATSAIVSNPGCPNPASFNTLSKQAEAADLLYKANMNTGSVLEYSLAFTSAALDKYCSKWSAVPKTGFIDITTSKDFYRIYSGLQIWYLEESVRVAPNSQEVLGDSVAWGGCTIIYLLGQQLHFELLDFSYQVLNVAEVEVASISQTHKSPHYVQGWDGLLEVMKKARRLNNHVFSMLKARCPLEDKTACAIKQSGAPLHRIKFENTVSAFETLPQKEA, from the exons ATGGCGGTTCCGGTTGAAGAAGCCATCGCTGCGCTGTCCACATTCTCACTTGAG GATGAGCAAGCAGAGGTCCAGGGACCTGGAATTTGGGTTTCGACTGATACCGGAGCAACCAACAGTCCAATTG AGTATAGCGATGTTTCAGCATATCGCCTGTCTCTATCAGAAGACACGAAAGCTCTTAATCAACTG AATGCTCTTATCCTTGAGGGAAAGGAGATGGGATCTGTGCTTTATACATATCGCAGTTGTGTCAAAGCGCTTCCTCAG CTTCCTGAATCTATGAAACAAAGTCAAGCTGACTTGTACCTTGAGACTTATCAAGTTTTGGACCTGGAAATGAGTCGCCTACGTGAAATACAGCGCTGGCAAGCATCAGCTGCATCAAAG CTAGCTGCAGATATGCAACGCTTCTCAAGGCCTGAGAGACGCATTAACGGACCCACAGTAACTCATCTCTG GTCCATGTTGAAGTTACTTGACACTTTGGTGCAACTCGATCATCTTAAAAATGCAAAAGCGAGCATACCAAATGATTTCTCTTGGTATAAAAG GACATTCACACAAGTAAGTGTACAGTGGCATGATACTGATTCAATGAGAGAGGAGTTGGATGACTTACAG ATTTTCCTTAGCACACGGTGGGCTATCTTGTTGAATTTGCATGCTGAGATGTTCCGTGTGAACAA TGTAGAAGATATCCTTCAAGTCCTCATAGTTTTTGCTGTTGAGTCACTAGAGCTGGATTTTGCACTTCTATTCCCAGAGCGGTACATTCTTCTTCGTGTTCTGCCGATTCTCGTTGTTTTAGCAACATCATCAGATAAAGATAGCGAGTCTTTGTACAAAAGAGTAAAAATCAACAGACTTATTAATATATTCAAG AATGATCCAGTAATTCCCGCATTTCCAGATCTCCATCTTTCTCCTGCTGCAATCATGAAAGAATTGTCAATGTACTTCCAAAAGTTTACTGTGCAAACTCGTCTTCTCAGTCTTCCATCACCTCATGAGCTTCCTGCTCGCGAGGCACAAGAATATC AGAGGCAATATCTAATCATCAATCATATTGGATCCATCCGTGCTGAACATGATGACTTCACAATACGTTTTGCATCCTCCATGAACCAg CTATTGTTATTGAAGTCAACAGATAGTGCGGATATCGAGTGGTGCAAAGAAGTCAAgggaaatatatatgatatgatTGTTGAAGGTTTTCAGCTTCTAAGTAGATGGACTGCACGCATTTGGGAACAATGTGCATGGAAGTTTTCTCGTCCGTGCAAGGATATAGTTCCCTCTGAATCACAAGAAGCGTCAGCATCATTTTCTGACTATGAAAAG GTGGTACGATATAACTATAGTACCGAGGAAAGGAAAGCTCTCGTGGAACTTGTTAGCTACATAAAGAGCATAGGATCAATGTTGCAGTCTAGTGACACATTGGTAGCTGATGCTTTATGGGAGACAATACACGCTGAGGTCCAAGATTTTGTTCAGAATACATTAGCCACTATGTTGAGGACTACCTTCCGAAAGAAGAAGGATCTTTCTAG GATCCTTTCTGATATGCGGACTCTTTCAGCTGACTGGATGGCAAATACTAGCAAGTCGGAATCTGGACCCATGCAGCATGGAAGTGAAGAAAGCAAAGGAAATGTTTTTTATCCAAGGCCAGTTGCACCAACATCTGCTCAG gtcCACTGCTTGCAGTTCCTGATATATGAAGTTGTTTCTGGTGGTAATCTTCGGAAGCCTGGAGGGCTTTTTGGGAATAGTGGTTCTGAAATCCCTGTTAATGACCTAAAACAGTTGGAAACATTCTTTTACAAGCTTAGCTTCTTCCTGCATATTCTGGACTATTCAG CGACTGTCGCGACGTTGACGGATCTTGGTTTCTTATGGTTCAGAGAATTTTATTTGGAGTCTTCTCGTGTTATTCAG TTTCCGATCGAATGCTCTCTTCCTTGGATGTTGGTGGATTATGTGCTTGACTCACAGAATGCAGGTATTCTAGAGAGTGTTTTGATACCGTTTGACATCTATAATGATTCTGCTCAGCAAGCATTGGTTGTGCTCAAGCAACGGTTCCTCTATGATGAAATTGAGGCTGAG GTGGACCATTGTTTTGATATATTCGTTTCGAAACTCTGTGATACCATTTACACATATTACAAGAGCTGGGCAGCAAG TGAGCTACTTGATACATCATTCCTGTTTGCATTGGACAAtggagaaagatactctgtcgAGCCTATGAGGTTCACAGCACTGCTAAAGATGACCAGAGTGAAG TTGCTCGGAAGAATGATTGATTTAAGAAGTTTGATTACTGAGCGGATGAACAAAGTTTTAAGAGATAATATTGAGTTTCTATATGATCGTTTTGAGTCTCAAGATCTATGTGCTATTGTG GAACTAGAAAATCTGCTGGATATCTTAAAGCATGCCCATGAATTGCTCTCCAGAGATCTAACTATAGACTCCTTTAGTCAAATGTTGAATGAGATGCAAGAAAACATATCACTGGTGTCATATTCTAGTAGACTTGCCTCTCAG ATTTGGTCAGAGATGCAGAATGATTTCCTGCCAAATTTCATCCTTTGCAATACTACCCAGCGTTTTACACGATCGGCAAAGGTTCCTCTTGTTCCTGTTCAAAAGCCATCAGTTCCCCATGCCAAGGCTAATTTCTATTGTGGTACTCAA GATTTGAACGTGGCTcatcagagttttgcaaggttGCACAGTGGATTTTTTGGGATGCCTCACATGTTTTCCATTGTAAGGCTTCTAGGGTCCAGATCATTGCCCTGGCTGATCCGAGCACTTTTAGATCATATATCAAACAAG aCAGCTACCCTGGAACCCCTGATAACAGGATTGCAAGAAGCGTTGCCAAAATCTATtggattgcttccttttgACGGAGGCGTGACAG GTTGTATGAGGCTTGTTAAAGAACAACTAACGTGGGGAACCAAATCAGAGCTTAAAGGAGAAGTTTTTCGGGGTATAAAAGAGATTGGAAGTGTATTGTATTGGCTGGGGCTTCTTGATATCGTATTG AGAGAAACAGACACCACACATTTCATGCAAACAGCCCCTTGGTTGGGCTTGCTTCCTGCTGCAGATGGACAAATATTGCATACTCAAGATGGTGGAGAAAGCCCTATTGTCAACCTCTTTAAATCAGCAACTTCTGCAATTGTGTCAAACCCTGGGTGTCCAAATCCAGCTTCCTTTAACACCTTATCGAAGCAGGCAGAAGCTGCAG ATCTTCTGTACAAGGCTAACATGAATACGGGAAGTGTGCTGGAATATTCTTTAGCTTTCACTAGTGCAGCACTGGATAAATACTGTAGTAAATGGAGTGCTGTTCCCAAAACAGGATTCATTGACATCACAACTTCAAAGGATTTCTATCGCATATACAGTGGTCTTCAAATT TGGTATCTGGAGGAGTCTGTTCGAGTAGCACCAAACAGTCAAGAGGTGCTGGGTGATTCTGTAGCTTGGGGGGGTTGCACCATAATATACTTGCTTGGGCAACAGCTCCATTTCGAGCTCTTGGATTTTTCATATCAGGTCCTCAATGTTGCTGAAGTGGAGGTTGCATCAATTTCTCAAACACATAAGAGCCCTCATTATGTTCAG GGATGGGATGGCCTGTTAGAAGTGATGAAGAAAGCAAGGAGGTTAAACAACCATGTGTTCTCCATGTTAAAGGCGCGTTGCCCGCTTGAAGACAAGACAGCTTGTGCTATCAAGCAAAGTGGTGCACCTCTGCACCGGATCAAGTTTGAGAACACAGTCTCTGCATTTGAAACACTGCCACAGAAAGAGGCCTGA
- the LOC126801186 gene encoding LOW QUALITY PROTEIN: uncharacterized protein LOC126801186 (The sequence of the model RefSeq protein was modified relative to this genomic sequence to represent the inferred CDS: inserted 2 bases in 2 codons), translating to MSTTLFLLSLPTSFPSKFHHHPNDAVSLTVRAAVSSPVKRTRRKKRQPKRSDDDSSSSSLLSPSSSAAEKSLRFTFMEELMSRARDAVGVSDVIYDMVAAGLSPAPRSFHGLVVAHAMNGDAEAAMQGAELGASSGPMHETFIALIRLFGSKGRATRGLXEKLDYDIRQAWILLVEELVRMHYLEDANRVFLKGAKGGLRASDEVYDLLIVEDCKAGDHSNALDIAYEMEAAGRMATTFHFNCLLSVQATCGIPEIAFATFENMQYGEEFMKPDTETYNWVIQAYTRAESYDGVQDVAELLGMMVEDHKRLQPNVKTYALLIACFTKYCVVREAIRHFRALKFFKGGTKALHNDGNFGDPLSLYLRALGREGRVVELLEALEAMAQDNQPIPPRAMILSRKYRTLVSSWIEPLQEEAELGHEIDYMARYIAEGGLTGERKLWVPRRGKTPLDPDADGFIYSNPMETSFKQQCXEDWKTHHRKLLRTLQNEGLAALGDASESDYIRVENRLRKIVKGPDQSVLKPKAASKMVVSELKEELEAQDLPTDGTRNVLYQRVQKARRINHSHGRPLWVPPVEEEEEEVDEELDELISRIKLEEGNTEFWKRRFLGEGFTSNQEKQLDSGQLESLDVTDSVNVVDVAKEVEDDEAEAEAYDDDEDDNNDNDDEDEDDDEEEEEEVEVEVEVEQAERQDVERVKQKENEAKKPLQMIGVQLLKDSDQNSTSSKKARRRASRRISADEDDADDDWFPEDIFEAFKELRERRIFDESEMYTIADAWGWTWEGEYKNRPPRRWSQEWEVEMAIKVMLKVMELGGTPTIGDCAMILRAAIKTPLPSVFLKILQTTHSIGYVFGSPLYDEIISLCLDLGELDAAVAIVADLETTGITVPDETLDRVISARGTT from the exons ATGTCCACtactctcttcctcctctccctccCAACCTCCTTCCCCTCCAAATTCCACCACCACCCAAACGACGCCGTTTCTCTAACTGTCCGCGCCGCAGTCTCCTCCCCAGTCAAGCGTACCCGCCGCAAGAAGAGGCAGCCCAAGCGAAGCGACGATGACTCCTCCTCGTCTTCCttactctccccctcctcctccgccgccgagAAGAGCCTCCGATTCACCTTCATGGAGGAGCTCATGTCCCGCGCCCGCGACGCCGTCGGAGTCTCCGACGTCATCTACGACATGGTCGCCGCCGGCCTCTCCCCCGCCCCCCGCTCCTTCCACGGTTTGGTCGTCGCTCACGCCATGAACGGCGACGCCGAGGCCGCG ATGCAGGGAGCTGAGCTCGGGGCTTCGTCCGGTCCTATGCACGAAACCTTCATCGCATTGATTCGGTTGTTTGGCTCAAAAGGTCGAGCTACGAGGGGAC GAGAGAAGTTAGATTACGACATTCGCCAAGCTTGGATACTCCTTGTTG AGGAGCTTGTTCGTATGCACTATTTGGAAGATGCCAATAGAGTGTTCTTGAAAGGTGCCAAAGGCGGGCTGAGAGCTTCGGATGAGGTGTATGATCTTCTTATAGTGGAGGACTGTAAAGCCGGGGATCATTCGAATGCGTTGGACATTGCTTATGAGATGGAGGCAGCGGGGCGGATGGCAACCACTTTTCATTTCAATTGTCTTCTTAGTGTGCAG GCTACCTGTGGAATTCCTGAAATAGCTTTTGCTACGTTTGAGAACATGCAGTATGGAGAAG AATTCATGAAACCTGATACAGAGACATATAATTGGGTGATTCAAGCATATACCAGAGCTGAATCTTATGATGG AGTGCAAGATGTTGCTGAGTTACTTGGCATGATGGTTGAAGATCACAAACGTTTGCAGCCTAATGTGAAAACCTATGC GTTGCTGATTGCGTGCTTTACCAAATATTGTGTAGTACGAGAGGCAATACGGCATTTCCGTGCTCTCAAATTTTTTAAAGGAGGGACAAAAGCTTTACATAATGATGGAAACTTTGGGGACCCCTTATCTTTGTATCTTCGAGCTTTAGGTCGAGAAG GAAGAGTGGTCGAGTTGCTGGAAGCTTTAGAAGCCATGGCCCAAGATAACCAGCCAATTCCACCACGGGCCATGATTTTGAGCAGAAAGTATCGAACACTGGTGAGCTCATGGATTGAACCTTTGCAAGAGGAAGCTGAACTTGGACATGAGATTGATTACATGGCCAG GTATATCGCAGAGGGAGGGCTTACTGGTGAGCGCAAGCTATGGGTGCCTAGACGAGGGAAAACTCCACTAGATCCTGATGCTGATGGTTTTATATATTCAAATCCTATGGAAACTTCATTCAAACAACAGT TTGAGGATTGGAAGACACACCACAGAAAGCTCTTGAGAACGTTACAGAATGAAGGACTTGCAGCTTTAGGGGATGCATCTGAATCAGATTATATTAGAGTAGAGAATAGGTTAAGAAAGATAGTAAAGGGTCCTGACCAGAGTGTTTTGAAGCCCAAAGCTGCTAGTAAAATGGTAGTATCTGAACTCAAGGAAGAACTGGAGGCTCAAGATCTGCCAACTGATGGAACTAGGAATGTGCTTTACCAGCGAGTCCAAAAAGCAAGGAGAATTAATCACTCTCATGGTAGACCCCTCTGGGTTCCTCctgtggaggaggaagaagaagag GTCGATGAAGAGCTGGATGAACTCATCTCAAGGATCAAGCTGGAAGAAGGAAATACAGAGTTCTGGAAACGCCGTTTCCTTGGAGAAGGCTTCACCAGCAATCAGGAAAAGCAATTAGATAGTGGCCAACTTGAATCTCTAGATGTCACTGATAGTGTCAATGTAGTAGATGTGGCGAAAGAGGTTGAAGATGATGAGGCTGAAGCAGAAGCTTATGATGACGATGAGGATGACAataatgataatgatgatgaggatgaggacGATGacgaagaggaggaggaggaagtaGAGGTGGAGGTAGAAGTAGAACAAGCTGAGAGACAGGATGTAGAAAGGGTGAAGCAAAAGGAAAATGAAGCTAAGAAGCCTCTTCAAATGATTGGGGTACAGCTGCTAAAAGATTCTGACCAGAATAGTACATCATCTAAAAAGGCAAGGAGAAGAGCTTCTCGGAGAATATCAGCTGATGAG GATGATGCTGATGATGACTGGTTTCCTGAGGATATTTTTGAGGCATTTAAGGAGCTGAGGGAAAGAAGAATCTTTGATGAATCAGAGATGTATACAATTGCCGACGCTTGGGGTTGGACATGGGAAGGAGAATACAAGAATAGACCTCCGAGAAGATGGTCACAAGAATGGGAAGTTGAGATGGCAATTAAAGTCATGCTGAAG GTGATGGAATTGGGGGGAACACCCACAATTGGGGATTGTGCCATGATTTTGCGTGCGGCCATAAAGACTCCTCTTCCTTCAGTTTTCTTGAAGATCTTACAGACTACACATAGTATTGGCTATGTGTTCGGCAG TCCACTCTATGATGAAATTATCTCGCTATGCCTTGATCTGGGAGAGCTGGATGCGGCTGTAGCCATCGTCGCAGACTTGGAAACTACTGGGATCACAGTTCCGGATGAGACCTTGGACAGGGTGATTTCTGCCAGAGGAACAACATGA
- the LOC126800336 gene encoding two-component response regulator 24 — translation MAGEKKIYALIVEDDRVTQMRHQMLLNRFNCEIQVAGNGKEAVDLYRLGASTFDVVLMDMEMPVMDGLEATRELRAMGFKGLIVGVTSRELEFAKPVFKEAGADDCYEKPLTAEHVTSILEEIGSH, via the exons ATGGCCggagagaagaaaatatatgCACTCATTGTGGAGGATGATCGAGTAACTCAAATGCGCCACCAGATGCTCCTAAATCGATTCAATTGCGAGATTCAGGTTGCTGGGAATGGAAAGGAAGCAGTTGATCTTTACCGCTTGGGAGCTAGTACTTTTGATGTTGTTCTTATGGATATGGAGATGCCTGTTATGGATGGACTCGAG GCAACAAGGGAACTTCGAGCCATGGGTTTTAAAGGCCTTATTGTTGGTGTCACTTCTCGTGAGCTTGAGTTTGCGAAACCAGTATTCAAGGAAGCCGGCGCAGATGATTGTTATGAAAAGCCTCTAACCGCCGAACATGTCACCTCCATTCTTGAAGAAATAGGCAGTCACTGA
- the LOC126799407 gene encoding GDSL esterase/lipase At5g18430-like, with the protein MVQTMAFSSSSNAVTSICGLILLALSGTIYLAPQAESARAFFVFGDSLVDNGNNNYLITTARADAYPYGIDSPTHRASGRFSNGLNIADIISQKIGSPESPLPYLSPQLNGRRLLIGANFASAGVGILNDTGFQFLNILRMPTQLAYFQEYQRRVQALIGRDQTKRLIEQSLVLICVGGNDFVNNYYLGPFSARSRQLPLPRYVKYLISEYEKLLMNLYKLGPRRILVTGTGAMGCVPGEMATRATNGGCSAEVQRAGALYNPQLDQMLKGLNRRLGKDVFISANNGQMHLDFINNPQAFGFTNSKVACCGQGPYNGVGLCTFLSNLCPNRALYVFWDAFHPSEKANRIIVQQMNTGSLRYMSPMNLSTIMALDSSI; encoded by the exons ATGGTCCAAACAATGGccttctcttcatcatctaatGCAGTGACGTCTATATGTGGTCTGATCCTTTTGGCATTGTCGGGAACCATTTACCTTGCTCCTCAAGCTGAATCCGCTCGAGCTTTCTTTGTTTTCGGTGATTCATTGGTCGATAACGGCAACAACAACTATTTGATCACCACTGCTCGTGCCGACGCTTACCCCTACGGCATTGATTCCCCGACTCACCGGGCCTCCGGCCGATTCTCCAATGGCCTTAACATTGCAGACATCATCA GTCAGAAAATTGGGTCACCAGAATCACCATTGCCTTACTTAAGTCCGCAGCTAAATGGAAGAAGGCTACTTATTGGTGCCAACTTCGCTTCAGCCGGGGTTGGAATTCTCAATGACACCGGATTTCAGTTT CTGAATATACTCCGAATGCCTACACAACTTGCGTACTTCCAAGAATATCAGAGAAGAGTGCAGGCTCTAATCGGACGTGACCAAACCAAAAGACTCATAGAGCAATCCCTCGTCCTTATCTGTGTTGGCGGCAATGATTTTGTCAACAACTACTATTTGGGCCCTTTCTCCGCCCGATCTCGCCAACTTCCCCTTCCGAGATATGTCAAGTATCTCATATCCGAGTACGAGAAACTTTTAATG AACTTGTATAAGCTGGGACCACGTAGGATCCTGGTGACTGGTACCGGAGCAATGGGATGTGTCCCCGGAGAAATGGCTACTCGAGCCACCAACGGTGGATGTTCGGCTGAAGTTCAGCGAGCCGGTGCCTTATACAACCCGCAACTGGATCAAATGTTGAAAGGACTCAACAGGAGACTTGGGAAAGATGTTTTCATCTCAGCGAATAATGGACAAATGCATCTGGATTTCATCAACAACCCTCAAGCATTTG GGTTTACTAATTCCAAGGTAGCATGTTGCGGGCAAGGACCCTATAATGGAGTCGGTCTCTGCACATTCCTCTCCAACTTGTGCCCTAACAGAGCTCTCTATGTGTTTTGGGATGCCTTCCACCCATCTGAGAAGGCTAATAGAATTATAGTGCAGCAGATGAATACCGGCTCACTTCGCTACATGAGTCCCATGAACCTCAGTACAATTATGGCATTGGACTCATCTATCTAA